The Aspergillus nidulans FGSC A4 chromosome VII nucleotide sequence AAAATAGCAGGCCAATGGTACGGCATCCCCAAGCTATTTTCCAAATCCGAAACGTTAGCTACGGAGGTCACCTCGTCGACAGAGCACGAGCTTGTGTGGAAGCAGCGCCAAAAGTatacatttgctggtgtGCATGCGTCGAAGACTGTGGATAGTCTTGTCAGTGTGAAATTAGAGGGGAGCGAGCCTGATGAGAAAGTTGTTTATCACAAGGATATGTGGAACGAGAACGACTATTCTCATGAGGGGTTGGGAGCGATGATCAAGAAGCTACACGGGTAGGCAATCTCAATATGCTCTTGTCTGAAGGGTGACCTCAATAAGGGATTGATGTTAACTGTGTATAGCGATAAGTTAACGCATGTCACTCAGCCGCCAGAGTCGGTCTGACGGCGTGGCCGCCACGGGTGGGGATAGGACAGTGAAAAGGGCCTCGGGCTGATTTCTTCGTTAAAGTGCTGTTTTCATCGAATCGTATATTGCAGCGTATTGTCCTTCAGTCATGGACATCCCATCATTCAGCTGCATACATATGAGTTTTTGAGCGACGGTGTCTCAACCCCATACTCCTGTAACCAAATACTTTCGAGTCCAACAGACGATGATCATATACAGGTGGGCCGGCCTGGCCCACGCTGAGGTCattggtgcctgaggcatatGAATGTAAACGGCTTAGTCAAGCAAGGATCCAGTTTCCTTTTTCtcgctccttctcctttctcgccCGTCGGACCTCATCTTGATCCTTCCTCCCCAAGGTAACTCCGTCACTGCGTGAATCCAGACTTCCTGTCAACAACCCCCCGTATCTAGGGCACCAAGCtacccttcctcctccccccTCAAATATTCAATCAACTTTCAACCCACAGGCAGCCAACAAGCTCCTCTGAGTCATCGACACACAATCCGGTCATCCTCTCCACCGCCAATCCTCAGACCACCCAGTTTCTCCAGGACTTGACCTTTTTGTGTCCTCAGCCTTCAAGATGTCTACTGCCGTCGAAAACACTACTCCCGACAACCAGGCCTCCACTGCCCCTACCACCGAGGCCTCCAACGGTACTGCCCCCGCAGCCCAGTCCGCCgccgatgctgctgctgtcagTGCTGATGAAGGACGTCGGTTGTACATTGGGAACCTCGCGTATGCGACCACTGAGGGGGAGCTAAAGGAGTTTTTCAATAAATACACTATGTGAGTATTGACTCTGCCTGCCTCTGCGTGTTTTGCCCTCTATTGCGTTGCCCTGCTGTTAAGGTTAGCCGGTGCGTCCAATCGGGCGGCGTTCCGCTTTGTTTTCACAACAGTGCTTTACTTCCACCACCATCGCCAGTGGAGTGTTTCTATTGTTCATTCAATTATTCATAAGACTTTTATTCTCGCAGTAACTAACAGTTGTTCTAGTGAGAGCGTTTCCATCCCTGTGAACCCTCGCAACAACCGCCCCGTTGGCTATGCTTTCGTCGATCTTGCTACCGCATCTGAGGCCACTGCCGCTATTGCAGAACTctctggaaaggagatccTTCAACGCAAGGTCTCTGTTCAGCTTGCCCGCAAGCCGGAGCCCTTTAGAGCACACTGGCGGCCGTTACTAGAGGATCCCGATCGCGCTAGCGGCAACGAGGGCCGCAAGAGGGCGGGAGGACGTACTCGTGGTCGCGGTCGTGGTCGCGGCCGTGTAGGTCGCGGAACACGCGGAGGCCGTTCGGTATGTTGTTTCAAGCCTTTTTCCTTGTGTTCAGTAACCATTAACGTCTTTGACAGGCCCAGGCCACGGAGGGGGCGGAAGAGCAGCCCACCACTGCCTCTGGCGAGACCGCTCCTCTTGCTGAGGTCACTAACCAGAACGATGCTGCTCCCGCCACCGAgtctggcaagcccgccGGGAAGCCTCGTGCCCGTCCTCAGAAGCAGCGTGGTCCCCCTGAGGATGGCATTCCTTCCAAGACCAAGGTTATGGTGGCCAACCTGCCATATGATCTGAGCGAGGAGAAGGTATGCTCCTAACTCGTCCCACTCACATATTCTGTGATTGCTAAACCACCTCTAGCTTAAGGAGATCTTTGCCGCCTACCAGCCAGTTTCCGCCAAAATCGCTCTCCGCCCCATCCCCCGCTTTatgatcaagaagctccAGGCCCGCAATGAGCCTCGCAAGGGTCGTGGCTTCGGTTTCGTCACGCTTGGTTCcgaggagcagcaggagaaggctgtGCAGGAGATGAACGGAAAAGAGATTGAGGGCCGTGAGATTGCTGTCAAGGTCGCCATTGACAGCCCCGGcaaggaggatgatgttcCCGGTGAACCCACTCAGGAAACTACCGAGGCTCCGGCTCAGGAGAACACTGCTCCTACCGCTGCCTAATTGACAAGGTCGTTTCTGTCCCGAACGAACGCGGTTTCTATCCGATGATAGGTATTCGAAGATCACTTTAAATATCGAAACTCGGAGGCCGTTTTACGTATGGGATATCTCTCTAGTAAGCGTTGTCAGGACGCGCTACTATGCAACAAAGAGCCAAGAAACTTCAAAAAAAAAcaacgaaaaaaaaaaattattCATGAATCTTATTCCTGTCCGGCGCGGTCCTAGGGAATAAAAGTAACGCAAGGATGCACTCTTTTATGCAGGTTCTATACGAATTGCCGCCAGGCTTCGTATTGCGAGGACTGAAAATGCCGTAATGTGTGGTTGATGGAGATGTGAACTGATGACGAATCTTGCTCTTCTGTTATATTGTATCTTAGCACCATTTAGTTTATGAGAAACGCAAGGCTGGCCTTGTTCTAGTCTTGTTCTGAAGGATCTCCCAGTGCCTAGCCGTTGTAGATCGCTATGGAGACAGTCTTTGGTTGACGGTTATGACGAGAGGCCACTCCACAGCTCTTGGCACTATTGATCCTCTCCGTCTAAACCCCCGTCTTTCTTGCCCAACCCGTCGTTCAGCCTACTTTTTACGCTCGTTTGGCTATATGGTGATTCGCTTGCATATAATTTTTGATACACCATTTAGAAATCACCAAATTACACGAAACGAAAGCATTTTGCAAGCTGCGCACATAGCTCAGCAGCCGATTTGACCTGAGGATCAAGGAGCCATCGACGCTCGATTGACTGTCTACTTTCACTACATATCCTAGGTGCCGTCTTGCAGCTTTTATACGCCATGTCACGTATGTGGGAGGTCGATCCGGAGACTAAGGCCAAGGTATGCCTCTTGCCATACTCAATTAGTGAAGTTTCACTTCTTTTCAGCTCTCTGCGGAGCTCGAGCCCCTCTAGCTGAAATTGCTTCTAATCTCTCGTTCATAGCTCCTTCAGTACTCGAAAGTCAATGGAAACGACCGATGTTGCGACTGTGGTGCCCCTTCTCCTCAATGGGTATGACCTGTTGTTTCTCTTCCGTATGTCCTGTGTTATCTAACAAACCGCGTCCATTGGATTAGGCTTCACCCAAATTCGGGACCTTCATCTGTCTTAACTGTGCCGGCACCCACCGCGGGCTGGGGGTGCATATTTCCTTCGTCCGATCTATTACCATGGACGCTTTCAAAAACTCCGAAACACAGCGCATGGAATTAGGGGGCAACGACCCTTGGAAGAAATTCTTTGACTCGCACCCAATCACACAATCCGAGGGTCGCACGTTCGAAGATTCAACAATCAAAGAGAGGTACGAGGGCGAAGTTggcgaggagtggaaggagagacTCAGCGCTAAAGTCGAGGGGCGAGAGTTCGTACCTGGCCAACGGCCTGCGCAACAGACCAAAAAAAGCGCAGTTGACATTGGAGAATCGAGATCAAGTACTCCTCTCTCCAACGCAGGGCTGACGAGGGGttcttccgcttctccgGCTCTACAAGAGGGTCCTGGTGGGCTTGAAAATGCCGGCGTGAGTCGTAAAGCGCGCAACGAGGCATATTTTGCCAAAATGGGGTCCGAGAATGCGATGCGATCGGAATCTCTTCGCCCTTCTGAGGGCGGCAAGTTCACTGGGTTTGGTGGAGGATTGCCCGTGGAGGAGTCGCCAAAGCCACGGGCTGGGGCCGGGATTCCGGCACTTGACGATTTTCAGAAGGATCCTGTAGCCGCGTTGACGAAGGGCTTCGGCTGGTTCACGACGACTGTGGGTAAGAGCGCGAAAACAGTCAATGATTCGTTTATCCAGCCTACTGCGAAAACGGTACGTACACCCTGCCGGTCACATAGTCGACTTACAAATAATACTGATGAAGCAACAGCTCGCTGAATCCGACTTCGCCGCTCAGGCGCGCCAACACGCTGCCCAACTCGGGCAGAATATTCAAGTAGGTGCCCGCGGCGCCGCCGACTCATTCAACCGCTTCGTCGAGGGTTCAGACGTCCCCTCCACCAGACGTGCACGCGCCGAGCCCGAGCGCAAGGACTTCTGGGACGACTTTGCGTCCTTAGGTGCGCAAGATAACCACCGCAGGAATACATCAAGGTCCGGTGCCCTGGGGACGACGGCAATGAAACCAGGCCCAGGGGCTTCTTCGTCGGCCACAGCATCTACATCTGTTAGCTCGGGTTCGGGATCAGCCCCCGTCGGTTCGGGTACAGGTACCGGGAGAGGGTCATCGCccactccagcttcaagaaagAGTCAGGATGAGGGGGCATGGGATGATAATTGGTGATTTGACATAGATATGGTAAGGCT carries:
- a CDS encoding GTPase-activating protein GCS1 (transcript_id=CADANIAT00008907), giving the protein MSRMWEVDPETKAKLLQYSKVNGNDRCCDCGAPSPQWASPKFGTFICLNCAGTHRGLGVHISFVRSITMDAFKNSETQRMELGGNDPWKKFFDSHPITQSEGRTFEDSTIKERYEGEVGEEWKERLSAKVEGREFVPGQRPAQQTKKSAVDIGESRSSTPLSNAGLTRGSSASPALQEGPGGLENAGVSRKARNEAYFAKMGSENAMRSESLRPSEGGKFTGFGGGLPVEESPKPRAGAGIPALDDFQKDPVAALTKGFGWFTTTVGKSAKTVNDSFIQPTAKTLAESDFAAQARQHAAQLGQNIQVGARGAADSFNRFVEGSDVPSTRRARAEPERKDFWDDFASLGAQDNHRRNTSRSGALGTTAMKPGPGASSSATASTSVSSGSGSAPVGSGTGTGRGSSPTPASRKSQDEGAWDDNW
- a CDS encoding uncharacterized protein (transcript_id=CADANIAT00008905); its protein translation is MPSSTLPHPDQRGVEPHPAPPRNINNDVDYEPHPENSISISPSRAKIQERILSLYGGSASEDDMNVYAEQAIYDDPFSYCDTRYKIAGQWYGIPKLFSKSETLATEVTSSTEHELVWKQRQKYTFAGVHASKTVDSLVSVKLEGSEPDEKVVYHKDMWNENDYSHEGLGAMIKKLHG
- a CDS encoding RNA recognition motif domain-containing protein (submitted as non-partial;~transcript_id=CADANIAT00008906) → MSTAVENTTPDNQASTAPTTEASNGTAPAAQSAADAAAVSADEGRRLYIGNLAYATTEGELKEFFNKYTIESVSIPVNPRNNRPVGYAFVDLATASEATAAIAELSGKEILQRKVSVQLARKPEPFRAHWRPLLEDPD